DNA from Brachyspira aalborgi:
ATAAAAAACGATTCTATGGTTGAACTTCGCAATCAACTTGCTAAAGAAGTTAAAGGCTATGGACTTAAAGAAGCGAGTCATTTTTTAAGAAATATCGGATTCGGGCAGAAAATAGGAATATTGGACAGACATATTATGCGAGTTATGGATAAACTTGAAATACTTCCCGAAGGAATGACTCCAAAAACAAGTTTAACTAAAAATAATTATTTAAAAGTAGAAGAGAATTTAGTAGAATATTCTAAAAAAGAAAATATACCGATGGAATATTTAGATTTTGTTTTTTGGTTTGACGCTACTAACGACATATTTAAATAAATTTTTATAAAACTTTTCAATTTTATTTATTTTTAATAAATTATCATATTTCTTATTGACAATTAAAATAATAATGTTAAAATACAATTTATTTACAACTGACAAGGAGTTTAAAAATGTCAAAATTATATTTTATATTTATATTGCTTATTTTAATATCATGCGGTTCTTCTCAACAATCCGCAAATAATGTGGATGTTCAAATAATAGGGATGGCTATAAATGAAAAAGAATTGAATGTTATGAGAGACATACTTTCAAAAAATGGTTTTAATCCAAAAATAAATATGCTGCCTGATTATGCAAGTTTTATTGGGCAATTAGAGGCAAATAATTACGATATTGCAATAAACAGCTGGAATACTGTAACAGGTAATCCAGATTATGCCGTAAGGTCGTTATTTATAAGCGGGGGAGATTATAATCGTTCAAAAATATCTAACGAAAAACTTGACAACCTTATAGAAAAAGCGTCAACCGAAAGCTCGGATGCGGCTAAAAATACATATAACGACATAGAAAAAGTTATTATAGACGAAAACGCTTATATTATACCGTTATACAATAGAGTAAAAACGCAGGCTTTTAATAAAAAAATATTGGATGAAAGCACGGTTAATATTTATAAAGTCGCAAGTTTGAATATAAGCGAAATGTCTTTTATTGATAAAAGTAAAAATGAAACAGACCCGTTATATGTAAGTCAGACATTATCTACTTTGACCTCTTTAGACCCTATAAAAGGTAATGACGGTTCTATTAATATGATAAATAATCAAATGTATATAAGAATAGTAAATCTTACTACAAACGACCAAATAACCACAAGATATTCTTTATCATATAATTACGCTATAGCTCAAGGAAACAAAGATTATTATTTTATTTTAAGAGACGATGTTTATTTTGCAAAAGTTGAAAATAGGCAGGCTGTAAATACTGGGGAGAGAGTTGGAGCAAGCGATGTAGTATTTTCGTTAAAAAGAGCGAAAGATAGAAATAGCGTCCCTAACCATAGAACATATAGTTTGCATAGCAGTATGGAAAGAATATCGATAGTTACCGATATAAACGAATTAAGAAATACAAAAACTGAAAATAGCGATGTTTATACGGAACTTTCTCAAAATTTACCCGCTCCTATAACCTCTTTAACTTCCGTTAGCTCTCAAGCAAATAATAAAAACGGAGTTTATCAAGTTGTAAAGATAACTACTATAAAACCTTTTCCTCAAGTGTTAAATTATCTTGCTCATCAATCCGCTGGAATAGTAAGCGAAAAACAAATTAAAAAAGTTAATACTTATAAGGTTGAAAATTACGACCCAAAAAACGATATAGCTTACGGGGACGAATCTACAATAACCGAAGGAGCGAGTTATAATAATACTTTAGTTGTGAGCGGACAATATATAGCTATTTATAAAAACGATTATGAAATATTATTGGAAAGAAATCCCGCTTTTATGAAAGACACTGTATATTACCCGAATATAAAAACTTTAAATATAAAATTTATTAGAGATTTGGACGCTTCTGTTTCGGCTTTAAGAAGCGGAGATATTTATGTTCTATACGATATTATTCCAGATAAATTAAAAGTAATAGAATCCGACTCTAATTTGCTTCTTCAAAAAGTTCCAAGCAATGCATTAATATTTGCATTTATAAATATGTCGGATGGGCATATAACTTCCGATGTTAATATTAGAAAGGCGATTTTATATTCTATAGACCAAAACGCGTTTATAGCGGTTAATGATAATTATGGATATAGAGCTTATACTACTATTAGCCCTTTAATTGATACTGGAAATATTCTTAATCAAGATAGAGATAAAGTTAAAGAATATTTAAAAGCCTATGAAGAAAACAAATAAAATATTAAAATTTATATATGAAAAATAATATAATTAACAATATTACAAATAATTTTTATAAAATGCAGAAATTGTTTCTATATAAAATTGCTATAACGATTTTTGGCATATTTACTTATTTATTTATATGGGTAAAAAAATATATCTTGTATAAATATCATAAAAAACTATATAGAAACAATTATATTTATTCTGAAACGGATTTTGAAAAATTAGCGGAAGAATACTCTTTTCATATTGAAAAAGAAAAAGAGATATTATCAAAAAACATATCAAAAGAGGAAAAAGAAAGTCGAATAAAAAAATATATAGACAATATTAAAAAATCTATGAATAAATATATCAATAAAGAAATCAAATCCAATATTGAAGATTCCGCCATATTAAAAAATTTATTAGAAAATAATATATTTTTTATATATTCCGTTATATTTTCATTGCCAATGTATATATTAATATATATTTTTTCTCATTGGTATATGAAATATATATTTGAAAGAATAGTTATGATGTTATTCGTAATGTTTGGGGTAATTTTTTTAGTATTTACAATATTATATATTTCTCCAATGGATAGCGCCGTAAATATTTTAGGACAGGACGCCACTAAAGAGCAAATAGAAGCTTTTAATAAATCATACGGTTTGGATAAATCGTATATAGAACAGTTATTCTATTCTTTGAAAAATATTATTACATTTAATTTAGGCAAATCTTATGTTGGAAACGAAGATATATTTTCGGCAATCGCGCGCAAATTTCCTATAACTTTATCTATTTCGTTTTTATCGTTGTTACTTGCAATAATTATAGCGATACCCGCGGGAGTAATATCTTCTATAAAACAATATTCTATATTCGATTATGTTTTTATGCTTGTAGCTTTAATAGGTTTATCTATACCAAATTTTTGGATAGGATTAATATTGATATTAAATTTTTCAATTAATCTTAATATTTTTCCTGCGTCTTTTTCGGTTCATAATATAAGTTCTTATATTATGCCGACAATAGTTTTGGGAACGGGACTTTCGGCGGCGGTAGCGAGAATGACAAGAGCTTCTATGTTGGAGATAAAATCATCGGAATTCGTTTTAACCGCTCGAAGCAAAGGGTTAAATGAAAATATCGTTATATTTAGGCATATATTTAAAAACGCTTTAATACCAATAATAACGGTTATTGGAATACAACTTGGTTCTATACTTGGCGGAGCGGCGGTTACGGAAAAAGTATTTAATATTAACGGCATAGGAAGTTATATAGTCGATAAACAATTTATACCAGATATACCCGTTATTTTAGCTGGAGTAGTATATATTTCAATAGTCGTAAGTATAGTTAATTTAATAATGGATATATTATACGCTTTTTTAGACCCAAGAATTAAATCGGATATGAAAAATTATTAGAGTATAATTATGAATTATAGAAAAAGATTAGAAGAAAGCAAATTTATAAAATTTAGAGAATACGGTTCGCTCAAATTTTCAATAGGAGCTTCTTTATTTGTCGGTATTTTATTATTTTTATTTTCTATAGATATTC
Protein-coding regions in this window:
- a CDS encoding ABC transporter substrate-binding protein, translating into MSKLYFIFILLILISCGSSQQSANNVDVQIIGMAINEKELNVMRDILSKNGFNPKINMLPDYASFIGQLEANNYDIAINSWNTVTGNPDYAVRSLFISGGDYNRSKISNEKLDNLIEKASTESSDAAKNTYNDIEKVIIDENAYIIPLYNRVKTQAFNKKILDESTVNIYKVASLNISEMSFIDKSKNETDPLYVSQTLSTLTSLDPIKGNDGSINMINNQMYIRIVNLTTNDQITTRYSLSYNYAIAQGNKDYYFILRDDVYFAKVENRQAVNTGERVGASDVVFSLKRAKDRNSVPNHRTYSLHSSMERISIVTDINELRNTKTENSDVYTELSQNLPAPITSLTSVSSQANNKNGVYQVVKITTIKPFPQVLNYLAHQSAGIVSEKQIKKVNTYKVENYDPKNDIAYGDESTITEGASYNNTLVVSGQYIAIYKNDYEILLERNPAFMKDTVYYPNIKTLNIKFIRDLDASVSALRSGDIYVLYDIIPDKLKVIESDSNLLLQKVPSNALIFAFINMSDGHITSDVNIRKAILYSIDQNAFIAVNDNYGYRAYTTISPLIDTGNILNQDRDKVKEYLKAYEENK
- a CDS encoding ABC transporter permease, whose protein sequence is MKNNIINNITNNFYKMQKLFLYKIAITIFGIFTYLFIWVKKYILYKYHKKLYRNNYIYSETDFEKLAEEYSFHIEKEKEILSKNISKEEKESRIKKYIDNIKKSMNKYINKEIKSNIEDSAILKNLLENNIFFIYSVIFSLPMYILIYIFSHWYMKYIFERIVMMLFVMFGVIFLVFTILYISPMDSAVNILGQDATKEQIEAFNKSYGLDKSYIEQLFYSLKNIITFNLGKSYVGNEDIFSAIARKFPITLSISFLSLLLAIIIAIPAGVISSIKQYSIFDYVFMLVALIGLSIPNFWIGLILILNFSINLNIFPASFSVHNISSYIMPTIVLGTGLSAAVARMTRASMLEIKSSEFVLTARSKGLNENIVIFRHIFKNALIPIITVIGIQLGSILGGAAVTEKVFNINGIGSYIVDKQFIPDIPVILAGVVYISIVVSIVNLIMDILYAFLDPRIKSDMKNY